The following are from one region of the Noviherbaspirillum sedimenti genome:
- a CDS encoding cupin domain-containing protein has protein sequence MRKNLAVLFVAASCAGAFSISASAAESGEHIMVTPEQMKWSDIPSLPPGAKMALIQGPLDQANPFTFRLKFPANYKIPPHWHPAIEHVTVISGTFHLGMGDKFDESKMKALSRGSVAIMQPKTTHFAMTKEATEVQLHGVGPWAITYVNPGDDPRKK, from the coding sequence GAATCTGGCTGTTCTCTTCGTCGCGGCATCCTGCGCAGGAGCGTTCAGCATTTCGGCAAGCGCGGCTGAATCGGGAGAACACATTATGGTGACTCCTGAGCAGATGAAGTGGAGCGACATTCCATCCCTGCCGCCAGGAGCAAAGATGGCCCTCATTCAAGGACCACTCGATCAAGCAAATCCCTTCACGTTCCGCTTGAAATTCCCTGCGAACTATAAAATCCCGCCCCACTGGCATCCGGCTATTGAGCATGTCACCGTCATCTCGGGGACATTTCATCTCGGCATGGGAGACAAGTTCGACGAGTCGAAGATGAAAGCCCTGTCTCGTGGAAGTGTCGCGATCATGCAGCCAAAAACGACCCACTTTGCCATGACAAAAGAGGCGACCGAAGTTCAGCTTCACGGTGTCGGCCCTTGGGCAATCACTTATGTAAATCCAGGCGATGACCCTCGCAAGAAATAG